The genome window AAGCATCACCTGCAGGAGCTTTACGAAATTAAGGCGGGTGAAAACATTGCCCAGATTCCGCTGACGGAACTGGAGGCACACTGGGAGGTGCTGCCTACAAAGCGTAAGCGATCCGCTCAGCAGGCAAAAAACATGAAGGCGAATATTCGGATGTTTCGGGAGTACATCGAAGCGAATTTCCCGTCAGCAAAGCTGATGTCGCAGATTACCCGCCGGATGGCATTGGGCTGGATGAAGGACATTAACGATCAGGGACTGTCGGCGACCAGCTACAATGTAAAGCTGTCGCTCCTCCGTGGCATCTTTGAGCAGCTCGGGCCGGAAGCGGGCATGATTGCCAATCCGTTTGCGGGCATTCCCTACCGCGCCCTGAATACGGTTCATCGTCAGCCGTTCACCCAGGAAGAGCTGAACAAGATTCTGACTCACTGCGACCCGATTCTGCGTCCGGTGGTGCTGACGGCCATGTGCACGGCGATGCGGCGCGGTGACTGCTGCCGGCTAAAGTGGGATTCCGTTGATCTGGCCGGCGGCTTCGTGACGGTGAAAACATCCAAAACCGGCGAAGTAGCCGAAATCCCTCTGTTTCCGGTTCTACGGGCGGAACTGGAGCACCTGCCCCGCTCCAGTGAATACGTTTTCCCGGAAGCCGAGGAAATGTATCGCACCAACGTCCACGGTCTTTCATGGCGCTTTAAGAAGGCTCTCAAGGATGCCGAAATCACCGATACGGTGGTTGACCGGGAAGACACCCGCATGAAAGCCAGCGTGAAGGATTTTCATTCTCTGCGGACTACCTGGATTACAATGGCGCTCTCCGCCGGTGTGCCGATGGAGCTGGTTCGGCGGGTCACAGGCCATTCCACTGTCGATGTGGTCTTGAAACACTATTTCCGGCCCGGCAAAGATGCATTCAAAGCGGCATTGGAAACCGCCATGCCGAAGATGCTGACCGGCGGGGAGCAGAAAAATGAGAAGCCGAAAGATGCCCTGCTTAAACTGATTGAACGGGCGGACAAGGTCTCAAAGAAAGATTTCGTGGCCAAGGTCGCCAAGATTGCCGAGGAAATGGCGGCGTAATTCTGAGGACAGAAGTCAGACGGGGCTCTGGGCAGGAGTTCCGTTTGATTTTTCCAAGGGTTGGAAAAAATAATTCCAAAAAATTTTGGGCACCGATCTACCGAATCCAGGACGTGATGGTTTTCAGGACGGTGATCAGGCCGGTCGGGTTGGTGGAGAGCAACACGATCAGGCTGGTGAGGAAGACCAGATTCCACTTTTCGAGCTTTGTAACCCGGCCATTGGTTCTGGCGGCGTGGGTGTGGATGGCATCGAGCTTTTCGTCGATGCGGTCAAAACGCTGCTGGCAGCCGTCGGGCAGTTCATCACAGGATTTCATCAGGCGGCTCCTTCCGTTCGCAAAATCTCATCGAGTTTAAGGCGGGGTGAAAAGTTGATGATGCCGGGGGAGACACGCCACGGGGGAATGCGATCGAGCAATTTGAAATCGACGTGCATGAGACCGGCAAAGGCGAGGCAACTGCAGAACCACGCATCGGGGTTGTAGTCTTCAATGCGGAAGGTTTGCGGGTCGAAGGTTTGCGGATCGCGTCGGGTGACAAAGCGGGTAATTCCGTTCCAGAAGGCATACGGCTTGCCGAGTTCGCCGATCAGCCACGAGGTAAACTCCTCGGCCTGCATGTGGGTCAGCTCGGGCAATGTGTAGGCTTTTACGATAGTGCCGGGCGTGTGCTGCGCATGAAGAGAATCGACAATGCGCACACCGTCTTCTTCCCGGCTTTTCCACGCTTCGCAGACGCGGCCATCATCAAATTCTATGGCCGTGTGCGACGTACGGTTCCACGTAAAGAACCGAACGGTCTGGCTCAGGCGACTGATTCCTTCATATTGGAGAATTCTCATTGGGCTACCGGGATTTGAGCGTCGAGCTGGCCGCCGCCTTCAAAGCCGGTTGTGGCCTCAGTGTCATTTGTTCCAAGCGCGTTAATGGCCGGACTGCGGCTGTTGATCAGCGAGAGGTTGAGCGTTGTAGTACATCCGGCCAAAATGCCGGTTGCCAGCAGGATGGTTATCTTCATTACCATGAGATTGCCTCCACTTCTTCGTTGGTTGTGGCGGAGTCGATCTGGACACATAGAGCCGCCTCTTTTGCAAACTGCGCTTCGATGAAGTCGTGCATTGCGGACTCCAACGCAATGATCGTCGCATTGGACAGGGTGATAAACGTGCCCTCGGACGTTTTCCAGTTTGAAACCGTATAGGTTTCGTCCTCCGTGGCCCGGACCTTGGCGGCAGTCAAAAGGGAGCGGGTGCGCTCATCAGTACGACAGAACATGCCGGAGGCTTCATCGGTGAATCCACCGAACTCCGCATCGTAACGGGATGCCGCAATCTTTGCCTTTTGGGTTTCCTGAGCTTTTGAAAGTTCCGGAATATCCTGTATCAGCGTTTCTGAACCAAAATCCCAGATGCACGGATACGAGCCTGAAAGCAGCTCTTCCATTTCTTCCGTGACGGTAACAGCAAGAGTGTCGTCGGTCGCCATGGCCCCGCCATTCGGATAATACAAAACGGCTCCACTTATTTTATTCACTTCGATTTGCTTCATGACTGCTCCTTAGTCTGCAACTGCGTAGGCGTGATAAACAACTGCTCGCGGCGGATACGGCCCCCAGCCAGGCAGAGGGGCATGATCCATATCCATCCAATCGCCCATCGGATGCGCGGGTTGTGCGAATGTCCCAACATAGTCTCCGTTAATCGTGCAGGTTGAACTGGCAAAATCGAACGTGCTTGATCCGAGCATATACAGCGAAACATCAGACGGATCGACCCAGCCAACGACCGTCGTGGTTGATCCGATTGCCACTCCATCGATAACGAGTGTTCCTCCCCCGTAAATAAGCTGAGCCGTTAAATAAACTGTGTTTTTAAGAACAGCCCAATTGTCATCGGAACTTTCCCCGCCTTCTACGGTGAGCATTTCAACACGGCCACCTTCGTTGGTAATGACAGCGATGTCGCCGACGGCAAGACCGGATAACGCCAGCTTGGTGGTGTTGTCAGCCACTTCGGAGACAGCGCAGCCGCTTCCTTCAAAACCGGCCACTCGGCCGTCGATGGTCCAAGAATTTATCATCAGTTTGCCTTTCGGATGATTTCGACCGTGCCGTTGATGGCGGTTGAAGTGACGGTGAGCACGTCGTTCAGATTGAAGATGTACGGCGCTTCGGGAATCCAGGCCGCGGACTGGTTATCAGCCAGATCGACGGTGGCGAGTTGAAAGCTCGTATCGCCGGTTGTGCGGGTGACGGTCAACGTAGCCGTGACCGGCTCATCAAAAGTGAACAGGACGGCAACCGGAACCCAGGAGCTGTGCGCCTGTGTGTTGGTGATAGAAACAGTGCCGGTGACCAGCGAGTGAACGCTGCTCATATCATTAGATTGCATTGATTTGCTCCTTATTCTTCAACAACAGAAAGGGATGCGTAAGACGGCGCAGACTGAACTGCCGCTACGACAATCGGAATGGAACCCATCCAAACGGCACGCAAAAAGACGTCGGCACGGATGGCAGCGGCGTTTTCGGCTTCAGTGATCGCCAGCCCGATTTCCTTTTTCAGTTCAAAGAGAATCGTGGTCTGCGCCTGACGCACACAGGAATCATGGATTGCAGTCTCCGGTGACGACGGAACCGGTGCCGCGTTGGCCGCCATTGCAGATCGGTACTCGGTGGCAATGGTGCCTATGATGTCTGCAAGCCGTCCGCCCTTATCCGGATCGTCCGTGAGCCACTGCTGATACGACGCATAAACCGTGGGGTTCATGATCGATTCGATGTAGGAGACTGTCAGTTCTTTCCACATGATTTTTCAGAAGGCTTTAGGCGTTAGGCTATAGGCTTTAGGGAAAATGCCGCCCGGGGATTAGCCGGGCGGAGCGGTTTAGCTGGCGGAGACGTTGATGCGTTTTGCGGCGGATTCGTTGGAAACCTGGACGTCTTCGGACCAGTCGAACTTGGCGACTTCGACGCGGCCATCGTCGCGCTGGTAGGAGCCGGGAACCATGAAGCGGTTCATGAGCCGGAAGGTCTTCATGAAAGACGGATCGCGGCGGGTCGGCTGCGCTTTGCGGGCAAAGACGAGCACGGCGGAATCGAGCAGGAATTTGACATCCTCATCGACGCCTTCGGGCGCATCGTCAAACACCATGTAGCTGGTGCGCACTTCGGGCGAACCGATGAACAGCTCTCCGGCGTTGGCCTGAGTCGGTACGGCAAGACCGACACCACTGCGGGCACCGGAACCGACAACAAAACGCCCGCGAACCTTGGTCTGATTTTTGAACACGTTCCATGCGGACGCGCCGAACAGAACGCCGATGTTCATGAGCGAGCCGTATTTGCAGGCTTTGATGACATCAAGAATCGTGTCGTCAATGTCGGCAACCGGATCGGCGGCATCGTTCCAAGTGGAATCCGCGCCAGGGCCGACGGCTTCGACGGCCAGGTCGATCACGGTTTTTTCGTGAGCCAGACCGGCGACTTCGGCGACGGCGACCGCGCCTTCGCGGAGCATGTTTTCCAGACCTTCTGCTTCGAGCTGTTCGAGATTATCCACCGGATAATCGAGAGCATGCGGGGAGCAGTTGAAGGTGGCATCGCTGACTTCGAAGCGCAGTTCGGACGCGCGGCCTCCGAGCGCACGAAGCGTCTTCGGAATGTGGAAGCGGTGCTTTTCGGTGTATTTCTTGAACCGTCCGGTCGAAGTCGGGACTTCGATGGTCGGGGCGATGAAGTCCGCCACGGGCATGATGGCGCTTTGAGCGGCACCCTGCGCGAACTGGCGGAGCATCGGACTGGAACTGATTGTAGTCAAACGGGACATGGGATTCTCCTTTGGTTAAGAAATGGTGATGGTTCCGAGGTTGGCGGGACGAGCGAGCACGAGCTGGTCGGCAACTGCTTTTTCTTCAGCAATGGCAACGACGCGGTAGGTTCCGGCAGCGCCGGGCAACACAGTTACTTTTCCGGCCTGCCCTTCAACTGACGGATCGGCCAGTACAAGTTTATCTCCCGGGAGACAGGAGCCGATAAGGGGAAGTCGCACGTTGGCGGCAGGCGACAACGGAAGGAAGTATCCGGCTTCGTCGGCGGCGGCACCTTCGAGAATCAGATAGAGGGCGAGATCATCCTGATTGCTCGGCAAACGCGCCCACGGCCCAATAAGGTTGTGGGTGAGGACTGCGAGATGATCCGAGGCGGCGGTGAGGTCTTCACCACAGGGGAACGTTACGGGACCGAATTTGACGTTGGACTGGGACATGGTATTTCTCCTTTTTGGTTAATCAGCGAATTCCTGTTCGGCACGGCGGAAGGCATCGGTATAAACGATTCCTTCGGCCTTCATAATTTCATTTGCCCGGTTGCGGATTTTGACCGCCTTGGATTCAGAGGCGGCGGCGTCCCGATTGCGGGTCGCGGCAATCTTTGAATCGCGGTTATGAAGCGGGCGGCGGGTATCCGCAGCCGGAGCGGCGGCAGGCTTTTGGGTTTTCAGGTTTTTGAATACCGCCTCGGTCAGTTCGCGGTTTTCAATAAACTGAGCGCGGACTTCGTCGCGGTTTTCGATCAGGGCGGCGTTGGCTTCGCAAAAGGCATCGGCGTCCGCTTCGAGCTGGGCGGTCTGAAGATCGGCGAGCGAGCTTTCGGCGGTTTCCGCCCGGTTGGTCAGCGCGGCGGCTTCATCCGCCGTCGCCATGTTTTCAATGGCAGCGATCAGATCGGCCTCGGCGGTATCGGCGGGCAGATTCAACTTATTGAGCAAAGCATCAATGACAGGTTGCATGGTTTTCTCCTTTTGAATTTTGCCTAAAGCCGAAAAATCAAACGGCTCGGCGGGGTTACGGTTCGAAAGGGGCAAAATCCCCTTTAAATTGGGGTCGTTGGTGACGGCGGCATTCAAAAGGCGCACCGGACGAAGGCGGTCGTTGCCCAGATCTTCGCAATCCGATTTCGCCCAGACCGGAGACAGGAAACGATAGCGACCGCCCTTTACGGCGGCTTCGCCGGTATCGCTCCAACGAATCTGGGCAAACAGTCCGCCGCCGTTCGGCATCAATTTCAGATCGGTGATCCAGCCAGCCGCTTCGGAATGTTTGGCCGCATCAAGGGAGAAATGATCGAAGTCGATCAGCAGACCGGGGAAATTGTCAGACGAATTTTTGATTGTTTCAAACGCTGTGACCATTCGGTTACAGGCGGCCTCGTCAATGATCTGGGTGACTCCAGCGGCGGCATGGGGAAATTCGCCCAGCGGGGCGAGCTGATACCAGCCGTCCTTGGGAAGCTCAAAATTACGATTCAGGATTAAGTTCATGGCCTAAGAGCAAAAATCAAACGGACTGTTTTTCAGTGAGGGTGTAGCCGGTCTTTTCGGAAAGCTCGGCGGGGTCGATCTGCATACCGGCGGACTTGAGATCAATCGCATCCTGCACCACCTGGCTGGTGGCATGATTGAGACCGGGCGAAAACTCGAAATACGCCAGCGGCGGCTGTCCGGGAAAAAATTCAGCGAGAAGCGGCACGTCAATCGCGTTCTGCAAAACACCCGCCAAGGTGACGGCGTCTGACTTGGCGATCTGAAGGAAGCTGTCCTGATGCGCACTGCCGGCGAGCGTTCCGCTGCCGGGCTGGGCAAGCATGGTCAGCAGTCCGCCGGTGGCGGCAATGGTGATCTGCTCATCGAGATATTTGATTTGTTCCTGAAACGGCGGCTTCTCGCCTCCGCCGGTCACAAACTTAATGTCACTCTCATGCGGCAGGAATCCTCGCCCGTTGGAAAGAATTTGCTCGGCGACGGCCTGATATTCCTTTTGTTTGGCTTCGTCTGCGTTGGGAGGCCCGACCAGGAAGATTGAGGGAATGCCATAAACCGAGAGGAAGGAATCCCAGTCTGATTGCGACAGGTTTTTGCGCAAATAGAGAACACTCAGGATGCGGTCGAGTGCCGGTGCCTCAAGGAGAACAAAGTTTTCCGGCTTGATGGACTCGCCGCGCCGGTGGCCGGAGACCGCTCCAGCGTTGTATTCCCAATCGCCGAACAGGCCGTCGCGCACCCAGAACCATTGTTCGACGGGCTCAAGGCGTTCAATTAGGCCGCCGGGTGTCCAATGTTTTTCGAGGTGGGCAAAGCCCCGGAAGAAACCGGTGAAGAGGAAGGAAACCGCTTCGCGAAAATTATCGATGCTGTCATAGACCATGCGCAGGAAGTCGGCCTGCTCCTGGGCGAGCACATTGTCCTGTTCCTGCGAAACGATGCGCACATCCCAATCGAGAGAAAGCAGCGCAGCGCGGCGGCGCTGAATGACCGAATGGATCATCGCGTCGGAACGTTCCATGTAATAATAGAACCATTGGAGGTCGGCATACTCGCCGCGCTCCCCGGATTCCTGCAGGGCGACCAGCCTCTGCATGTTCAGCCCGCGCAACGGGTTGGTGGAGTCGCGATAGCCGTGGTCTTTAGTTGAGCAGATGTAGCGCATAAAATTATCTCTTTGTTTATGCCGTAAGGCGAAAAATCAAATCAGCCGGGCAGAATGCGGGGACGTTTAGCGAAGGGTGAAAAGCGGCCTCTGGGCGTGAGCGGCAGCATCGGGCCGACAGATTCGGTTTCCCAACGGCGGTGATTGGCGAGAGCGAGTGCCATCACGCAATCGTCGTGGAATCCCGCCGGGGCGTTGTACGAAAACCGTCCACGGGCCGAAATTTCGTATTCGTACCGCTGCATCTCGTTAGTGAGAACCTGCCACTCTTCCGGCCAGCTCACCCGCTGTTGTTCGACGGCAACAATGAGCCGTTGGACCAGTTCCACTTTGGATTGCGCCGTGAATTTAAACGGTTCGATGTTGGAATACCGTCGCGCCAGATCGTCATAGATCGGGTCGCCGGCGCCGGTCGCGTCCAGAATGATGCGCCCGCGCCATTTGCGGGCGAACTCAAGGATGCGGTCTTTTTGGATCGGCCAGTCGAGCTGGTTGAAGCGTTCCATGTCGAAGCAGCGGCCCGTCCGCTGATTCATGGCGACAAGCACGGTAAAATCGGTATGCTTGGCGACATCGCATCCGATGACCACCGCCCCCGCGCGGTCTTCGCGGGTCAAAGCTCCTTGAGGGAACAAACAGGACGAGACGTTTCGGAACACCCCTGCGCTATCTTCAAGGAACTGCGCTTCGTATTCCTGCTTGAACACATCGGCAGGCAGAGTCCGTTTGGCATCCTCCCATTCCAAAGACGGAAAGTAAGGGCTGTCCGAGCTGGGGAATTGGAAAGCTGCGTAGTCCGGCTCTGCCGGATCTTCGCCGCGAGTGAACAGATCGTAGAACCAGTTTCGGCCCTTCGGGGTCGAAATGAACACGGCCCAGCCCAACGTCTGAGCAATCGTCGGGCGCAGGATGTAGTTCCACACATCCGGCGGCACGACGGCGGCCTCGTCCACCACCACGCCGCGAAAGCCGTAGCCGCGAATATTTTCGGGGTTGTCGGCAGAGAGGAACCAGATGCGGGTCGTGCCATACGGGCCGTCAAACTCGGCGCGGGTCGGAGTGCGCCCGACGAACCGCACAAAACCACCGGCAATGTCGCGCAAGGCTTCTTTGCCGCGCTCGGCGACGTTGTAGGTCGGCGCAACCCAGCCATAGTCGCCGGGAGCTAAGGCTCCTCGGTCGAGCAGCTCTCCGGCAAGGCAGAGGGTTTTCCCGAAGCGTCGCCCGGTGCAGATAACGCGGAAGCGTCTGTCGCGGGCGTCGTGGATAATCTGTTGCCCTCGGTGGGGACGGTAGTTGAGAGTGATAGCCATGAGACGACTCCATCGTTTTCGATTTGCAAAGACGCTTCTTTGGGAAGCAGCGGCATGATGATGCGGCGGAAGAACCAAACGGGATCACGCTCCAGCGACTTCTGGAGTCCATTGCGAAGAGTTTGCATCGTGGTTTCATCGCCGAGCATCTCGTCGAGCGTGTCGAGCGCGAGCATGCGCCCAGCGCCCGATCCTCTGGGTCGGCCTGCGGGATTTCCTGATTGTCCGGGCTTAAATTTCATGCCCTAAGGTGAAAAATCAAACGACAGCCTGAGGGCGGTGTTTGCCGTTTCACTTTGTTTCACTGCCGTCGCTTCGCGCCAGCCACTGCCTACGGCGGTCAAATTGTTTCAGGTTTCCTGTTAAAACAGGGAAAAACAGGGGGCGCGGAGCGCCCGCGACGCGCCGGAAGGGGGGTCCCTCCGGGGGGAAACCAAGAATGTGAAACATTCTGAAACGGAGCGGACTCCGTCGTTCCAGTCAGTCGATGCATCTTCGATGTCCACCCACCCCCGCCCTTCGGGCACCCCCTGCCTCCGTCCGAGGGTCGGAAGGATTTTGTCCGGGGTTTGGAAAAAATCCGGCCCCGCGTTCCGATGGTTGGAAAATTTCCGCTTCCAGTTTTGCCGCTGCGCTTCTTTTCGGGAATACGAAAAGCACTTTCGCCCCGCGCGGCGGGTCTCAGGTCCGAGCATTGGAAAATCTGGGGCTTGTTCTTCCAGAGCTTGGAAGAATTCCTTCCAAGGGTTGGAAAAATCCGACGGATTTCTTCCAGACATTGGAAAAAATACCGCGCCCCCGGCAAGGGAGGCCGAAGGCCGCGACGCTATTGCGGCGAACTTTTCCGAAGGCGGCGGCAAGGGAGGGAACCGCAGAATGACGAACAAGGAATGCCGAATCCTGAAGGTTGGAAATTCGCCGGTGTGGGTGGGATGAGATTCGCCGCCGAGGAAATTCCCGTGGGGGTGAACGGAAGCGGTGGGCGTGGAGCAATAGCATAGGCGGGAGGTCGGCTGGGCGTTGCGCGTCGCCGCCTCGGGACGTGCTGCTTCCCGCTACGTTTCGCAGGACCGAATCCCGGCTCCGCTTTGCGCCGCGCCTGCCGCTGGAGTGAGACACCACCCCCACTGGACTTGACTTAAACACGGGGCTGGCGCGGTTTGTGCCGCGACGAAGGAGCAGCAGAAACCGTGACAGCTATGGGGAAAAGGGGTGAGGCCGAAGGCCGAGGGGAAAACGGGGCACCGAAAGGGCGTATTCGCCCGAAGGTCGCTGGGGTTTCCCCTTTTATGCTACGAGACAATACCTCCGAAGC of Tichowtungia aerotolerans contains these proteins:
- a CDS encoding DUF4376 domain-containing protein — translated: MKQIEVNKISGAVLYYPNGGAMATDDTLAVTVTEEMEELLSGSYPCIWDFGSETLIQDIPELSKAQETQKAKIAASRYDAEFGGFTDEASGMFCRTDERTRSLLTAAKVRATEDETYTVSNWKTSEGTFITLSNATIIALESAMHDFIEAQFAKEAALCVQIDSATTNEEVEAISW
- a CDS encoding tyrosine-type recombinase/integrase: MGLELRRDKNHNLRSKWWYGRYMVDGKRHFTNLGVEVKGKVPENLRERGDTAFECSRTLAAAKMKELLAEAHNTKTAKHHLQELYEIKAGENIAQIPLTELEAHWEVLPTKRKRSAQQAKNMKANIRMFREYIEANFPSAKLMSQITRRMALGWMKDINDQGLSATSYNVKLSLLRGIFEQLGPEAGMIANPFAGIPYRALNTVHRQPFTQEELNKILTHCDPILRPVVLTAMCTAMRRGDCCRLKWDSVDLAGGFVTVKTSKTGEVAEIPLFPVLRAELEHLPRSSEYVFPEAEEMYRTNVHGLSWRFKKALKDAEITDTVVDREDTRMKASVKDFHSLRTTWITMALSAGVPMELVRRVTGHSTVDVVLKHYFRPGKDAFKAALETAMPKMLTGGEQKNEKPKDALLKLIERADKVSKKDFVAKVAKIAEEMAA
- a CDS encoding phage protease, with translation MNLILNRNFELPKDGWYQLAPLGEFPHAAAGVTQIIDEAACNRMVTAFETIKNSSDNFPGLLIDFDHFSLDAAKHSEAAGWITDLKLMPNGGGLFAQIRWSDTGEAAVKGGRYRFLSPVWAKSDCEDLGNDRLRPVRLLNAAVTNDPNLKGILPLSNRNPAEPFDFSALGKIQKEKTMQPVIDALLNKLNLPADTAEADLIAAIENMATADEAAALTNRAETAESSLADLQTAQLEADADAFCEANAALIENRDEVRAQFIENRELTEAVFKNLKTQKPAAAPAADTRRPLHNRDSKIAATRNRDAAASESKAVKIRNRANEIMKAEGIVYTDAFRRAEQEFAD
- a CDS encoding phage portal protein family protein, whose product is MRYICSTKDHGYRDSTNPLRGLNMQRLVALQESGERGEYADLQWFYYYMERSDAMIHSVIQRRRAALLSLDWDVRIVSQEQDNVLAQEQADFLRMVYDSIDNFREAVSFLFTGFFRGFAHLEKHWTPGGLIERLEPVEQWFWVRDGLFGDWEYNAGAVSGHRRGESIKPENFVLLEAPALDRILSVLYLRKNLSQSDWDSFLSVYGIPSIFLVGPPNADEAKQKEYQAVAEQILSNGRGFLPHESDIKFVTGGGEKPPFQEQIKYLDEQITIAATGGLLTMLAQPGSGTLAGSAHQDSFLQIAKSDAVTLAGVLQNAIDVPLLAEFFPGQPPLAYFEFSPGLNHATSQVVQDAIDLKSAGMQIDPAELSEKTGYTLTEKQSV
- a CDS encoding terminase large subunit domain-containing protein, which translates into the protein MAITLNYRPHRGQQIIHDARDRRFRVICTGRRFGKTLCLAGELLDRGALAPGDYGWVAPTYNVAERGKEALRDIAGGFVRFVGRTPTRAEFDGPYGTTRIWFLSADNPENIRGYGFRGVVVDEAAVVPPDVWNYILRPTIAQTLGWAVFISTPKGRNWFYDLFTRGEDPAEPDYAAFQFPSSDSPYFPSLEWEDAKRTLPADVFKQEYEAQFLEDSAGVFRNVSSCLFPQGALTREDRAGAVVIGCDVAKHTDFTVLVAMNQRTGRCFDMERFNQLDWPIQKDRILEFARKWRGRIILDATGAGDPIYDDLARRYSNIEPFKFTAQSKVELVQRLIVAVEQQRVSWPEEWQVLTNEMQRYEYEISARGRFSYNAPAGFHDDCVMALALANHRRWETESVGPMLPLTPRGRFSPFAKRPRILPG
- a CDS encoding C40 family peptidase — its product is MRILQYEGISRLSQTVRFFTWNRTSHTAIEFDDGRVCEAWKSREEDGVRIVDSLHAQHTPGTIVKAYTLPELTHMQAEEFTSWLIGELGKPYAFWNGITRFVTRRDPQTFDPQTFRIEDYNPDAWFCSCLAFAGLMHVDFKLLDRIPPWRVSPGIINFSPRLKLDEILRTEGAA